The Candidatus Nitrosymbiomonas proteolyticus genome has a segment encoding these proteins:
- a CDS encoding LPS biosynthesis protein WbpP: protein MKALVTGGAGFIGSHVALGAAAKGWQVVVLDDLSSGSPSNLTGAPSHLEMRVGSVCDPEAVRSAVEGCDVVFHLAAIASVQRSVEDPVGTGRVNVEGMVRVLEAATRAGSRVVFSSSSAVYGDADALPVSESARPLPCSPYAVHKLCGEMYLQAFWSTGGLISRSLRYFNVYGPRQDPQSEYAAVIPKFVTRAIRGEPLVIFGDGGQTRDFVFVEDVARANLLAAEQGSGESFVLNIGSGVSLSVLDLAKKVIEIAESNSQIVFEPPRPGEVRDSRADTALAHAQLGFDASTPLEEGLRRTLEYWRDRESCQ from the coding sequence ATGAAGGCATTAGTCACCGGCGGCGCCGGGTTCATCGGGAGTCACGTGGCGCTGGGCGCCGCGGCGAAGGGTTGGCAGGTCGTCGTTTTGGACGATCTCTCTTCGGGCAGCCCGAGCAACCTCACCGGCGCGCCGTCCCATTTGGAGATGCGGGTGGGGTCGGTTTGCGATCCTGAAGCAGTCCGTTCGGCGGTGGAGGGGTGCGATGTGGTCTTCCACCTGGCCGCGATTGCGAGCGTGCAGCGGTCGGTCGAGGATCCCGTGGGCACGGGCCGCGTCAACGTCGAGGGAATGGTGAGGGTGCTCGAGGCGGCGACTCGTGCCGGGTCTCGCGTCGTCTTCAGCTCTTCCTCGGCCGTGTATGGAGACGCTGACGCGTTACCGGTCTCCGAATCCGCTCGGCCCCTGCCCTGCAGCCCATACGCGGTTCACAAGCTGTGCGGCGAGATGTACCTTCAAGCGTTCTGGTCGACGGGCGGCCTGATCTCGCGCTCGCTCCGTTACTTCAATGTGTATGGGCCAAGGCAGGACCCTCAGTCTGAGTACGCAGCCGTCATCCCCAAATTCGTCACACGGGCGATTCGCGGCGAGCCGCTCGTGATCTTTGGTGACGGTGGGCAGACGCGGGACTTCGTGTTCGTCGAGGACGTGGCGCGTGCGAACTTGCTGGCAGCGGAGCAGGGCAGCGGCGAGTCTTTCGTGCTCAATATCGGATCGGGCGTCAGCCTCTCGGTCCTGGATCTTGCGAAGAAGGTCATCGAGATTGCCGAGTCGAACTCGCAGATCGTTTTCGAACCTCCGCGCCCTGGAGAGGTGCGCGACAGCCGTGCCGACACCGCCCTGGCGCACGCGCAACTCGGGTTCGATGCCTCGACCCCGCTTGAAGAGGGGCTCAGGCGAACCCTGGAGTATTGGCGCGATCGGGAAAGTTGCCAATGA
- a CDS encoding mitochondrial biogenesis AIM24, with amino-acid sequence MNYEILYQPSFAVARMMLEPGDSIRAESGAMVSMSPTITVESKMAGGLGKAIGRLFGGESLFQSTFTADRGAGEVLLAPAAVGDIVPLQLSHQGYMVTSGCYLAGDTSLEMETKLSGRSFFAGEGLFILRVFGTGTLLVSSFGAVHAVRLMEGQPYIVDTGHIVAFSDGMNFTIRRAAKSWLGSFTSGEGFVAEFVGPGILYIQTRSPQGFGPWVSQFIPSKG; translated from the coding sequence ATGAACTACGAGATTCTTTACCAACCCTCCTTCGCCGTGGCGCGAATGATGCTCGAACCTGGAGACAGCATCCGGGCCGAAAGCGGCGCGATGGTCAGCATGTCGCCGACGATCACCGTCGAATCAAAAATGGCGGGCGGACTCGGAAAGGCGATCGGAAGGCTCTTCGGGGGCGAGAGCCTTTTTCAGTCGACTTTCACGGCGGACCGCGGGGCGGGAGAGGTGCTCTTGGCGCCCGCAGCGGTGGGGGATATCGTCCCGCTGCAACTCTCCCATCAAGGCTATATGGTCACGAGCGGCTGCTATCTCGCGGGAGATACCTCGCTCGAGATGGAGACCAAACTGAGCGGAAGGAGCTTCTTCGCCGGGGAGGGATTGTTCATATTGAGGGTCTTTGGAACCGGCACCTTGCTCGTTTCGAGTTTTGGCGCGGTACATGCCGTGCGCCTAATGGAGGGCCAGCCGTACATTGTCGACACCGGCCACATCGTCGCGTTTTCCGATGGCATGAACTTCACCATCCGGAGAGCCGCCAAGAGTTGGCTGGGCAGCTTCACTTCGGGCGAAGGCTTCGTTGCCGAGTTCGTCGGACCGGGGATCCTCTACATCCAGACGCGGTCGCCGCAGGGCTTCGGCCCGTGGGTGAGCCAGTTCATCCCTTCGAAGGGCTAG
- a CDS encoding glycosyl transferase family 1, with translation MVAPYRVPVYEELGGAFETLVLFSGRERNRGSWERVLGQFRSCRWKQVWGFALRFARRAEQGAIDQQYLHLDPGYFFELLRYRPHAVISNEMGFRTLAALFYGFLFRRPVWVWWGGTLHTERNLSRRKRAWRKWFVGRVRRWISYGETSTEYLESLGVSRERVLQIQNCVDERRFQPEGERLIDVHPKPVVLYTGQMIRRKGVDRLIESAARLQSGGAEFSLLLVGGGAEAESLQEQAASLGLRHLVFHGAVAADQMPAVYRSADLVVFPTLEDVWGLTANEAILCGKPVLTSIYAGCAEEIIPSEQRFDPHDPDQFDKALGSAIRKGLIPPSRDSLWTCERTGKTIAEAISSVFL, from the coding sequence ATGGTCGCTCCGTATCGGGTCCCGGTCTACGAGGAACTGGGCGGGGCGTTTGAAACCCTCGTGCTCTTTTCGGGCAGAGAACGCAACCGAGGGTCGTGGGAACGGGTCCTCGGCCAATTTCGGAGTTGCCGATGGAAGCAGGTGTGGGGCTTCGCTTTGCGGTTTGCCCGAAGAGCCGAACAAGGCGCGATCGACCAGCAGTACTTGCATCTCGATCCGGGGTATTTCTTCGAGCTACTTCGCTATCGGCCCCATGCGGTGATCTCCAACGAGATGGGCTTCCGCACCCTGGCCGCTCTCTTTTATGGGTTTCTGTTTCGCAGGCCCGTGTGGGTGTGGTGGGGGGGCACGCTTCACACCGAGCGCAACCTCAGTCGGCGCAAGCGGGCTTGGAGGAAGTGGTTCGTGGGGCGGGTTCGGCGATGGATCAGCTACGGCGAGACCTCGACGGAATACCTGGAGTCGCTCGGAGTTTCACGCGAGCGGGTGCTCCAGATTCAAAACTGCGTCGACGAGCGGCGATTCCAGCCGGAGGGAGAGAGGCTGATCGACGTCCACCCCAAGCCGGTGGTCCTCTATACGGGCCAAATGATTCGACGAAAGGGCGTCGATCGTCTGATTGAGTCTGCCGCGAGGTTGCAGTCTGGGGGAGCGGAGTTCTCCCTATTGCTCGTGGGCGGAGGGGCCGAAGCGGAGTCGCTGCAGGAGCAGGCGGCGTCGCTCGGTTTGCGGCACCTCGTCTTTCACGGCGCCGTCGCTGCCGACCAAATGCCGGCGGTGTACCGAAGCGCCGATCTCGTGGTGTTTCCCACCCTCGAAGACGTGTGGGGACTCACGGCGAACGAGGCGATTCTGTGCGGGAAGCCCGTTCTGACCTCGATCTATGCCGGATGCGCAGAGGAGATCATCCCGAGCGAGCAGCGCTTCGATCCCCACGACCCCGATCAATTCGATAAGGCCCTTGGCTCGGCGATCCGCAAGGGGTTGATTCCGCCGAGCCGAGATTCGCTATGGACCTGCGAGCGAACGGGCAAGACGATCGCCGAGGCAATTTCGTCGGTATTCCTGTGA